Proteins found in one bacterium genomic segment:
- a CDS encoding type II toxin-antitoxin system YafQ family toxin, with translation MMYTPVYTKQFSKDIKLAQNRRKNMEKLKMIVRCLLDGEQLDPIHRDHKLIGDYVDRRECHIESDWLLIYKIQGNTIVFERTGTHSDLFKR, from the coding sequence ATGATGTATACGCCTGTCTACACGAAGCAGTTCTCTAAAGATATTAAACTCGCCCAGAATCGCCGAAAGAACATGGAGAAATTAAAAATGATTGTCCGATGTCTGCTTGACGGTGAACAATTGGATCCGATACACCGAGACCACAAACTTATCGGAGATTATGTGGATCGGCGAGAGTGCCACATAGAATCGGACTGGTTGTTGATATACAAGATTCAGGGAAATACAATTGTTTTTGAGCGGACAGGTACTCACTCAGATTTATTCAAGAGGTAG
- a CDS encoding type II toxin-antitoxin system RelB/DinJ family antitoxin produces MMSKNAVIYARVESDLKEHAESIFRRLGVSTTQAIAIFYKQVVLRKGLPFDVAIPNKTTQRTFEATDAGRDVILCKDAKDMFRKLGI; encoded by the coding sequence ATGATGAGCAAGAACGCTGTCATCTATGCTAGAGTAGAATCTGATCTAAAGGAACACGCTGAAAGCATCTTCCGCCGTCTTGGTGTTTCAACAACTCAGGCGATAGCCATCTTCTACAAGCAGGTGGTTCTTCGGAAAGGACTGCCCTTTGACGTTGCAATTCCAAACAAGACAACGCAAAGGACGTTTGAGGCAACAGATGCCGGGCGTGATGTAATTCTCTGTAAAGATGCAAAAGACATGTTCCGGAAATTGGGGATATGA